A portion of the Drosophila innubila isolate TH190305 chromosome 3L unlocalized genomic scaffold, UK_Dinn_1.0 0_D_3L, whole genome shotgun sequence genome contains these proteins:
- the LOC117786735 gene encoding uncharacterized protein LOC117786735, whose protein sequence is MNAQLFYGSLQYVNEIDDPFQSDDYSIADSEDEVVENQKIQEEDVYISETDESSSDDICEKPCTSKAKPKTVPRKKTEAQIWKAGHLPPYLNETFPFQGNTNLSTCINELETPADFFNFFFNDDLMNFLVDQSNLYALQVDINKPAGITRSEVDQFIGMVIYMSLVQLPSSSNAYMHTEPYMANSGIS, encoded by the exons ATGAATGCACAATTATTTTACGGTAGTTTGCAATACGTGAACGAAATCGATGATCCGTTTCAAAGTGATGATTACAGCATAGCCGATTCCGAAGACGAAGttgttgaaaatcaaaaaatccaAGAGGAAGATGTTTATATTTCGGAGACCGATGAGAGTAGTTCCGATGACATCTGTGAAAAGCCGTGCACTTCTAAAGCAAAGCCAAAGACAGTGCCAAGAAAAAAGACAGAAGCACAGATATGGAAAGCTGGTCACTTACCACCGTATTTGAATGAGACCTTTCCATTTCAAGGAAATACCAATCTTTCAACTTGTATCAATGAACTGGAGACACCGGcagacttttttaatttttttttcaacgaCGATCTGATGAATTTCTTGGTTGATCAGTCAAATCTATATGCACTCCAAGTTGATATAAATAAGCCCGCTGGTATTACTCGAAGTGAAGTAGATCAATTTATAGGCATGGTCATATACATGTCGTTGGTACAATTACCATCTTC AAGTAatgcatacatgcatacagaGCCATATATGGCAAACTCTGGAATCAGCTGA
- the LOC117786737 gene encoding mitogen-activated protein kinase kinase kinase 7-like: MEIPDIKQREIMGSGAYGVVYNSQLRDLPCAIKECFIEDEVAKKNIEREVKYLSRVTHKNIVQLFGTLLNKDSKIMIVMELADCGTLYDYKHNKGDYSDWIAISWIRQLAEGLQYLHAMKPKPIIHRDIKTKNLLLTENYRVLKIADFGTVRELATLMTKDYVGTPEYMAPEVLEGYKYSEKSDVYSFGIVLWEVMSRKKPYYHLNNNNPLTIMNVVSKGERPPIKDTKDLKYISTIIKNCWDGNAEKRSSMHNLVSKLSVSIFELMN; the protein is encoded by the exons ATGGAAATACCGGATATAAAACAGCGCGAg aTTATGGGATCTGGAGCCTACGGTGTTGTCTACAATTCTCAATTACGCGATCTTCCATGTGCGATTAAAGAATGCTTTATTGAAGATGAAGTTGccaagaaaaatattgaaagagAAGTGAAATATCTATCCCGAGTTactcataaaaatattgtccAACTGTTTGGTACGCTGCTTAACAAGGATTCCAAAATAATGATTGTGATGGAGCTCGCAGATTGTGGAACACTTTATGATTACAAACATAACAAGGGCGACTATTCTGATTGGATTGCTATCAGTTGGATACGCCAATTGGCCGAG GGCCTTCAATATTTACATGCCATGAAGCCAAAGCCAATTATCCATCGGgatattaaaaccaaaaacttgTTACTTACCGAAAATTATCGAGTATTGAAGATCGCTGATTTTGGTACAGTTAGAGAACTGGCTACTTTGATGACAAAGGATTATGTTGGAACACCCGAATATATGGCACCTGAA GTTCTGGAAGGATACAAGTATTCGGAGAAAAGTGATGTCTATAGCTTCGGGATCGTTTTGTGGGAGGTGATGTCCCGAAAGAAGCCATATTAtcacttaaataataataatccaCTCACCATTATGAATGTTGTCAGTAAAG GTGAACGGCCTCCCATTAAGGATACAAAGGATCTCAAGTATATAAGtactattattaaaaattgttgggATGGCAACGCGGAAAAGCGTTCATCAATGCACAATTTAGTTTCTAAATTAAGCGTATCCATCTTtgaattaatgaattaa
- the LOC117787987 gene encoding mitogen-activated protein kinase kinase kinase 10-like, producing the protein MGSRENKERHQETSDVDFGDIQMQKELGNAAFTTSNKAVWRNKTIVVKNYTISNLSAATRKNEYSKLLKMNHENVLMFYGVSALFNDKPSLLMEYAECGSLHEQIHGKGIKNYSTRDALNWMYQCAKGLEFLHSLRIFHFNIKPRNLFLFNNHRQLKVGELGNHPGILKKCKSRPYMPPERYYDLNNGEKYDVYSFGMVLWEVITRKKHVYKLFGRDSGYQAPFTDFTEDLAPIRWLIECCRDRDPVNRPTMKSLATSIALEIEDINLGEIMGHGAYGVVYKSQLFDVPCAVKEVFVADDDTKKNIEREVKYLSRATHKNIVKLFGSKLSKDSKTLIVMEFADCGTLYDYVHKEEEQKRNEYSDSTALSWIRQLAEGLQYLHAMKPKPIIHRDIKTKNLLLTDNYRVLKIADFGTVREQATLMTKQFVGTAEYMAPEASLKYKYSEKSDVYSFGIVFWEVMSRKKPFYHLQNLPPVAIMHKVTKGERPPIEDTKDLKNVRTLIINCWNNNPEDRTCMKHLLCKLPEATE; encoded by the exons ATGGGGTCAAGGGAGAACAAAGAGAGACATCAAGAGACTTCTGATGTGGACTTTGGCGatatacaaatgcaaaag GAGCTCGGAAATGCAGCATTTACGACTTCGAACAAAGCAGTGTGgagaaataaaacaattgtGGTTAAAAACTATACAATTTCCAATTTGTCGGCTGCTACTCGTAAAAATGAGTATTCGaaacttttgaaaatgaaTCATGAGAATGTATTAATGTTTTATGGTGTCTCAGCTTTATTTAATGATAAGCCTTCCTTACTAATGGAGTATGCGGAGTGTGGATCACTGCACGAACAAATTCACGGCAAGGGTATAAAGAACTATTCCACAAGGGATGCCCTCAATTGGATGTACCAGTGTGCGAAG ggcCTTGAATTTTTACATTCACTGcgtatttttcatttcaatattaagCCACGAAACTTGTTCCTTTTCAATAACCATCGACAATTGAAGGTCGGTGAATTGGGAAATCATCCTGGGATACTAAAGAAGTGTAAATCTCGTCCCTATATGCCCCCAGAG CGATATTATGACTTAAATAACGGGGAGAAATATGATGTATACAGTTTTGGAATGGTACTCTGGGAAGTAATAACACGCAAAAAACATGTCTATAAGCTATTCGGAAGAGATTCAGGCTACCAAGCACCATTTACAGATTTTACCGAAGACTTAGCCCCGATAAGATGGCTAATTGAATGTTGTCGTGATCGTGATCCGGTAAATAGACCCACTATGAAAAGTCTTGCAACAAGTATCGCATTGGAAATAGAGGATATAAATCTTGGCGAg aTAATGGGACATGGAGCCTACGGTGTTGTCTATAAATCTCAATTATTCGATGTTCCATGTGCGGTAAAAGAAGTCTTTGTAGCAGATGACGATAccaagaaaaatattgaaagagAAGTGAAATATCTATCCCGAGCTACCcataaaaatattgtcaagCTGTTTGGTAGCAAGCTTAGCAAGGATTCCAAGACATTGATTGTAATGGAGTTTGCAGACTGTGGAACACTTTATGATTACGTTCATAAAGAGGAAGAACAAAAGCGGAATGAATATTCCGATTCGACTGCTCTCAGTTGGATTCGCCAATTAGCCGAG GGCCTTCAATATTTACATGCCATGAAGCCGAAGCCAATTATCCATCGAgatattaaaaccaaaaacttgTTACTTACCGACAATTATCGAGTATTGAAGATCGCAGATTTTGGTACAGTTAGAGAACAGGCTACTTTGATgacaaaacaatttgttggGACAGCCGAATATATGGCACCTGAG gCATCCTTGAAATACAAGTATTCGGAGAAAAGTGATGTCTATAGCTTCGGGATCGTTTTTTGGGAGGTGATGTCACGAAAAAAGCCCTTTTACCACTTGCAAAATCTGCCTCCAGTCGCCATAATGCATAAAGTCACTAAAG GTGAACGGCCTCCCATCGAGGATACAAAGGATCTCAAGAATGTAAGAACTCTGATCATAAATTGTT